The Synechococcus sp. WH 8016 genome contains the following window.
CATGCTTTTATCCAATCAGATGACCGCCCATAAGGCCAAGAGCAGAGGTCAAAACCATCAACAGAAACCGTGTCAAAAGCGCTTTTACAACTAAGAACCAAGCCTCAAAAATTACATTAACCCCTAAATATCAATAAAAAACTCTCATACTGCATAAGCAATATGAGAGAAATAACAACGATCAACAAGGAAGATCCCTCAAAAGAGGGATCAATCTTTAAGTGATCAGAACTTGAAGGTGGTCTTCAGAAGTCCACCGAAGTTGTTGAAGGTGTCATCGCCACGGTTTCCACCGAAGGCACGGTTACCACCATCAGTCAGATCGCCATAAGGGCGGCTGAGGTAGTAGATCGCAGGAGTCACAGAGATGTTGTCGGTGACTTGGAACTGGTACCAGAATTCCCAGGCGTAGTTGCCGTCTGCAACGAAGTCTGAATTC
Protein-coding sequences here:
- a CDS encoding carbohydrate porin; the encoded protein is NSDFVADGNYAWEFWYQFQVTDNISVTPAIYYLSRPYGDLTDGGNRAFGGNRGDDTFNNFGGLLKTTFKF